From one Mesotoga sp. Brook.08.105.5.1 genomic stretch:
- a CDS encoding HD domain-containing phosphohydrolase, translating into MVRTISDQEPSSPVVSILFVEDLVSDAELAKLEITRGLADWDLSLRFLTTDNWEGFLDAISTFKPTLIVSDFMMPGFSGMEVIELTLEHAPNIPVIILTGSINEETAVECMKAGATDYVIKEHISRLPFAVKDAIRRKKEEELRTSAERALEESERKFRLIAEKASDLIYRIELYPEQKFSYVSPSSTKLTGYTPEDHYANPNLGFELVHPDDREKLRDLLEHVDRSPVVLRWIKKNGEVVWAEQLNVPVYDNDGRLIAIEGIARDVTERQKANEALKRAFNSVVSVLSDMLNLKDPYTQFHEKNVAKLALEIAERMGLDEFAIESIRVASMVHDIGKINIPTEILSKPGKLSDIEFEMIKKHPETAYEILRKVDLPWPVADIVYQHHERLDGSGYPRHLKSDEILLEAKIIIVADVIEAMSSHRPYRAALGFEAAIEEIKKNAGVLYDAEIVQICTSILEEGFRF; encoded by the coding sequence ATGGTTCGAACAATATCTGATCAAGAGCCTTCTTCTCCAGTAGTGAGTATACTTTTTGTAGAGGATTTAGTAAGTGATGCCGAACTGGCAAAGCTGGAAATAACTAGAGGGCTGGCGGATTGGGATTTAAGTCTGCGTTTTCTTACCACGGACAATTGGGAAGGATTTCTAGACGCTATTAGCACTTTTAAGCCCACTCTGATAGTCTCAGACTTCATGATGCCCGGCTTCAGTGGTATGGAAGTGATAGAACTAACGCTCGAACACGCTCCGAATATTCCGGTAATTATCCTGACAGGTTCTATTAATGAGGAGACTGCAGTCGAATGCATGAAGGCCGGTGCAACAGATTACGTCATTAAGGAGCACATCTCAAGGCTTCCCTTTGCTGTTAAAGACGCCATTAGAAGAAAAAAGGAAGAGGAGCTTAGAACTTCTGCCGAAAGGGCTCTCGAAGAAAGTGAAAGAAAGTTCAGACTAATCGCCGAAAAGGCCAGCGACCTGATATACAGAATAGAGCTTTATCCCGAACAGAAGTTTTCGTACGTCAGCCCATCATCTACAAAGCTTACGGGTTACACTCCAGAGGATCACTATGCCAATCCAAATCTTGGCTTCGAGTTGGTTCATCCAGATGATCGTGAAAAGTTGAGAGATTTGCTGGAGCATGTAGATCGTTCTCCAGTAGTACTTAGGTGGATCAAAAAAAATGGCGAAGTAGTCTGGGCAGAACAGCTTAATGTTCCAGTTTACGATAATGACGGAAGGCTGATCGCTATAGAGGGGATTGCAAGAGATGTAACTGAGCGCCAGAAGGCAAACGAAGCTCTGAAGCGAGCCTTCAATTCTGTAGTCAGTGTTCTCTCTGATATGCTGAACCTTAAGGATCCATACACTCAGTTTCATGAGAAGAATGTTGCGAAGTTGGCCTTAGAAATAGCAGAAAGAATGGGTCTTGACGAGTTTGCTATTGAGTCTATAAGAGTTGCTTCGATGGTTCACGATATTGGGAAGATAAATATTCCAACAGAGATTCTATCCAAACCAGGAAAACTGAGCGATATCGAGTTCGAGATGATCAAGAAGCATCCCGAAACCGCATATGAAATCCTTCGAAAGGTCGACCTACCCTGGCCCGTTGCAGATATTGTCTACCAACATCATGAGCGGCTGGACGGTTCAGGCTATCCTAGACATTTGAAGAGTGACGAGATTTTGCTAGAAGCCAAAATCATTATCGTTGCAGATGTGATTGAGGCGATGAGTTCTCACAGGCCATACAGGGCGGCGCTTGGCTTTGAAGCTGCGATAGAAGAGATCAAAAAGAACGCAGGAGTTCTCTACGACGCTGAGATCGTCCAGATTTGTACTTCCATCCTTGAAGAAGGCTTCAGATTCTGA